The following are from one region of the Melaminivora suipulveris genome:
- a CDS encoding SPFH domain-containing protein has translation MALMDFIKKQFIDILQWTESGDGTLAWRFPMQDMEIQNGAALVVRESQMAVFVNEGQVADVFGPGTYKLTTQTLPVLTYLRNWDKLFQSPFKSDVYFFSTRQQVDQKWGTPQPITIRDQDFGAVRLRAFGNYAYRVAEPKLFHSEISGTRGEYTVADLDGQLRGLVLQNISNAIASSGVPFLDLAANQLMFADALVQALQPAFARIGLKLENLTVQNLSLPEELQKVLDQKIGMGMVGNDMGKFMQYQTAQAIPKFAEGAGGGSGLAGDAMGLGAGVALGQVMAQNLQQGLQGGGGGQAANAQPAPAAAGAIKPEDVMATLEKLGELKAKGILTQEEFDAKKAELLKKLV, from the coding sequence ATGGCCCTCATGGACTTCATCAAGAAACAGTTCATCGACATCCTGCAGTGGACGGAAAGCGGCGACGGCACGCTGGCCTGGCGCTTCCCCATGCAGGACATGGAGATCCAGAACGGCGCCGCGCTGGTGGTGCGCGAGTCGCAGATGGCGGTGTTCGTCAACGAGGGCCAGGTGGCCGACGTGTTCGGCCCCGGCACCTACAAGCTGACCACGCAGACCCTGCCGGTGCTGACCTATCTGCGCAACTGGGACAAATTGTTCCAGTCGCCGTTCAAGAGCGACGTGTATTTTTTCAGCACGCGCCAGCAGGTGGACCAGAAGTGGGGCACGCCCCAGCCCATCACCATCCGCGACCAGGACTTCGGCGCCGTGCGGCTGCGCGCCTTCGGCAACTACGCCTACCGGGTCGCCGAGCCCAAGCTGTTCCACAGCGAGATCTCGGGCACGCGCGGCGAGTACACCGTGGCCGACCTGGACGGTCAACTGCGCGGCCTGGTGCTGCAAAACATCAGCAACGCCATCGCCTCCAGCGGCGTGCCCTTCCTCGATCTGGCGGCGAACCAGCTGATGTTCGCCGACGCGCTGGTGCAGGCGCTGCAGCCGGCGTTCGCGCGCATCGGGCTGAAGCTGGAGAACCTCACGGTGCAGAACCTGTCGCTGCCCGAGGAGCTGCAGAAAGTGCTGGACCAGAAGATCGGCATGGGCATGGTCGGCAACGACATGGGCAAGTTCATGCAGTACCAGACGGCGCAGGCCATCCCCAAGTTCGCCGAAGGCGCGGGAGGCGGCAGCGGCCTGGCCGGCGACGCCATGGGCCTGGGCGCGGGAGTGGCGCTGGGCCAGGTGATGGCGCAAAACCTGCAGCAGGGCTTGCAAGGCGGCGGCGGTGGCCAGGCCGCCAACGCCCAGCCCGCGCCAGCGGCGGCGGGCGCCATCAAGCCCGAGGACGTGATGGCGACGCTGGAAAAGCTCGGCGAGCTCAAGGCCAAGGGCATCCTGACACAGGAAGAGTTCGACGCCAAGAAGGCCGAACTGCTGAAAAAACTCGTCTGA
- a CDS encoding DUF2061 domain-containing protein, with translation MSRIRVVLHHNRLTLMKTASYYVIHICVAATVAYLVTGNLLASLTLSLLEPTVQAFAFFFHEKTWERALRRRAAAPVRAAQARSSSSVPVMS, from the coding sequence ATGAGCCGCATCCGCGTCGTCCTGCACCACAACCGTCTGACCCTGATGAAGACGGCCAGTTACTACGTCATCCATATTTGCGTGGCCGCCACCGTGGCCTATCTGGTCACGGGCAACCTGCTGGCCTCGCTCACGCTGAGCCTGCTGGAGCCCACGGTGCAGGCCTTTGCCTTCTTCTTCCACGAAAAGACCTGGGAGCGGGCGCTGCGCCGGCGCGCGGCCGCCCCCGTGCGGGCGGCTCAGGCGCGCTCGTCGAGCAGCGTGCCGGTGATGTCCTGA
- a CDS encoding flagellar basal body protein, translating to MTSIVTTASSGLQAAQLRLAASAHNVANAGTAGFHRSEVAQQAAPALNGVQAQSGQAAQPGVALEGEAVEQIAAAYAFKASVLVLRTAQDITGTLLDERA from the coding sequence ATGACCTCCATCGTCACCACCGCTTCCTCGGGCCTGCAGGCCGCGCAGCTGCGCCTGGCCGCCAGCGCGCACAACGTGGCCAACGCCGGCACGGCGGGCTTTCATCGCAGCGAGGTCGCCCAGCAGGCCGCGCCGGCCCTGAACGGGGTGCAGGCGCAGAGCGGCCAGGCGGCGCAGCCGGGCGTGGCGCTGGAGGGCGAGGCGGTGGAGCAGATCGCCGCCGCCTACGCCTTCAAGGCCAGCGTGCTGGTGCTGCGCACCGCTCAGGACATCACCGGCACGCTGCTCGACGAGCGCGCCTGA
- a CDS encoding type II toxin-antitoxin system prevent-host-death family antitoxin, whose amino-acid sequence MDNIYADYSISMSEFKKNPAQVLRTAGEKPVAVLNHNRPAFYMVTPQLFEALVEQLADQDLVAVARQRLERKHLAVEVDVDSL is encoded by the coding sequence ATGGACAACATCTACGCCGACTATTCCATCAGCATGTCCGAGTTCAAGAAGAATCCGGCCCAGGTGCTGCGCACGGCCGGAGAAAAGCCCGTGGCCGTGCTCAATCACAACCGGCCGGCGTTCTACATGGTGACGCCACAGCTGTTCGAGGCCCTCGTCGAGCAGCTGGCCGATCAGGATCTGGTCGCCGTGGCCCGCCAGCGCCTGGAGCGCAAGCACCTGGCCGTCGAGGTGGACGTTGACAGCCTCTGA
- a CDS encoding type II toxin-antitoxin system RelE family toxin, which yields MTASEPAPGSPRYRLQFLPEALDEWNALDGSVKDVLRKLLKKRLLQPHVPGARLHADLRGCYKIKLRQQGWRLVYQVEDDVLVVLVLAVSKREGMAAYRAAVDRLLGGS from the coding sequence TTGACAGCCTCTGAGCCCGCGCCCGGCTCGCCGCGCTACCGCCTCCAGTTCCTGCCCGAAGCCCTGGACGAGTGGAATGCGCTGGATGGCAGCGTGAAGGACGTGCTGCGCAAGCTGCTGAAAAAGCGTTTGCTGCAACCCCACGTGCCCGGCGCCCGGCTGCACGCGGACTTGCGCGGCTGCTACAAGATCAAACTGCGCCAGCAGGGCTGGCGCCTGGTGTACCAGGTCGAGGACGACGTGCTCGTCGTGCTGGTGCTGGCCGTGTCCAAACGCGAAGGCATGGCGGCCTACCGCGCGGCCGTTGACCGCCTGCTGGGCGGCTCATGA